ATCATGCCTAATTTTGGAAACAATAGTTAAAGATGAGTATGAATCTAAATTCTTCAATTTTACCTTGAAAGAATACAAACTCTAGGTGAATAGAATTCTTTTGCTTTTGGGAGTGGAGCTAGAGGCGTTAGAACGATGCGATTCTAAGAGTTTATCCGATCTGTAATCCAAAtcattgtattaattaatatattggatTTGATTGGGTATGATTTTGATAATccaatttaacatttttatatttattgcttaataaatttatttattttattttactaattaatgtttaatatgtttatttattttactaatttaatttattttattttattttataaatcacttaattataagaaaatattattgttaaatttttagtaataaattttgtttatttataattatttacttttactaaaaatttgttaattttgaatattttaattaactaattaaaatttaatagttaccatgaaatggaagaaaaaaaaatgagtattcctaagtgataaaaaaaaaatattgtcttaAAATACAatctagaaaaataaattaaaatttatattttgatttgttcCAATTTAAACTCAGTCTAATCCAAAATATCTAATCTAAATTAGTATTTCGAATTTCAATTAATCCTTAGGCGAATCAACATCCACTCAACCGAAGTTGGTTGTGTTCGATTGAGCATACACAGTTGGTTACATGTTCgattttgcaattttgattAGTTATCCCTTATTTTGAGTCTTATATTAGCCAAATCTTAAGTTgctttgttaaaattttaaattgttaataaaaatataatcatatttttatcattttcaaagtTTAACACAAATTTAAGAAACAAAatacacttataattttttcctttgactaaaatatcctttaaAGAAACAAATGTCAAATAACATAACTCCGAAAAGATATTACATAATCGACAACATTGATACCCTTTATAGAAATACAACTGTTACAATAGCTCAAATCCTgctttaaaaatgtcaaaatcgGTAGACATATTCAAATGTATCGTACAATTTTAAGGGTGtcgattaattaaaaaaaaacaacaagcACAACACAACTTCGACGAGAATTTATGACAAATCAATAGGTTTGAGCCACCGATTGAGACGTTGGGATGCCTTTACCACCTACACAAACATGTGGCACAAcaaataataagtttatatcttttattaacTCTAGCATCAatgtaacaaataaaaaaaacattcaaatatgGAAATCATGCATAATCTAATAAACAACTAAAGTAAAATAGTCACATAAAGTATAAATAGTgaaattgatcattttttaCCTGGTCATCCCAATTAGTCCTCCAAATCAAGATGCTTAAGCAAATAATTTGCATGGCAACACCACAAACCATTCCAATCCAAACTCCCTTAACTTGAAGATTAGTAAAATATCCAAGTAAAAGACCAACTGGAATTCCAATAACATAATAGCACACAAGGTTAATAATAGCCACGGTACTTTGCAAACCAGCCCCAATTGCTATGCCAGTCAACACGGGTTGAATGCTATTCAACAACATTGTCAAGGCAAGAAGAATcgaaagctctgataccatattTACAACATCTTGATCGCTTGTGAATAAGTATCCAATTTCGTCACCGAAAATTAGGCATATTGTGAAGAAGACAAGCCCAAATACTATTGAAGTAGCCAAATTCACTTTTATCGAGAATCTTATTGCTTTCGCGTTTCCCCTTCCTAGCTCATTAGCAATTCGCACGCTatatatcaaaatcaatatatttatggTAGAGTTCATCCATTACTTATCATAAAAAATTGTTGTAAACTTGTAAAATATCACTTACCAAGCGGCCCCAAGGAATCCGATACAAATCATGAGCTCCCAAGCGCTTGCATTGAGGCTGCACAATGCAATAAAATTCCGGGtcttatattaataaagttatctATTACTTTATATACCAAGTTTTTTCAACACTTTATCTCAATTTGAACAACTTCTAGCCTTAAAATAAAGATCTTTAACCCATTAAAACTTGTCCCAACTCCCAACTTAGAAATTCAATAAACTTTATGTCACAATTTAAATATCTAGTTAAACTAACAAAATTATGAGAGAATCATAAATAATGAATTGTGAAAGAGTTAAATTACCAAATGGAGAAGGCAGATATAGCAACAGTTGCATTTTCCATATAGCCTGCTATAAGAACCAAAACTGAATTGTACCAAAGCTCTAAGCTgcacaattttttaaaatacataagaaataacactaagaagaatattaataataaagaagtAACCATCAACTAGgccataaattaattaacatattggAGAATATCAATGATTATGTTACTTATTTTATGGCTTAGTTAGTAGAGTACAAAGACATACATTAATAAGGTCATCAAAATATTAGTCTTACCATAACATAACACCAGACGAGACCGAGAGCTTAATGACCGGCCAGAGTTGAGAAAATGCATCCCAAGTAAAACCTTTCCATGAAAGAGGACAACCTCCGAAGAGAAGGTAGACAAACTCGCCTAATACAATAAAAAAGTTGGAAAGAATAAGGGACCCGATGGCTCCGGGGATCCCCAACTCGAGTTTAATGACAAGTAGCCATGACAAGAAGATTTGAACGAGAAAAGAAATAACGGAGAGCCATGCAACGATCATGTTCTTGAGTTGAGCTTGAAGGTACATTTGAATTGTGAGAGAGAACACAAAACAATATGACAAGGGGATTAGCCATAATGAGATTATTTCCGAGACGTTGgcaatttctttttcttgtcCAAGTGCGACGAAGATAGGACCCGCAAAGATGAAAATGGGAAGGAGGATTGTGACCGTGATTAGGTTTACTATCCATGATCGTTGTAGATATATACCCATCATGTGGTGTTGTCCTGCCCCGAATGCTTGCCCACATAGTGTTTCTGTTGCACTTGACATTCCCAACTGCATTCATCATGATAAACATCAAACTTGTTGCCAAGATCTGCggtttgtaaatatgtattgATACATATTACcattatatttatctaaactAGCTAGactaaattacttttattaggttaatatacaaaattattatagtgaaagaaaaaaatagtctATGTACAAAAACTTTGGGGGCATTATAGTCTG
This is a stretch of genomic DNA from Impatiens glandulifera chromosome 4, dImpGla2.1, whole genome shotgun sequence. It encodes these proteins:
- the LOC124933442 gene encoding protein DETOXIFICATION 24-like, with protein sequence MAEEESRLEERLIVNEEEGDEDLKKRVWEETKKIWRVAFPGILARATNFGNIIITQAVIGHVSALDLAAFALVQSLTVRFVNGIVLGMSSATETLCGQAFGAGQHHMMGIYLQRSWIVNLITVTILLPIFIFAGPIFVALGQEKEIANVSEIISLWLIPLSYCFVFSLTIQMYLQAQLKNMIVAWLSVISFLVQIFLSWLLVIKLELGIPGAIGSLILSNFFIVLGEFVYLLFGGCPLSWKGFTWDAFSQLWPVIKLSVSSGVMLCLELWYNSVLVLIAGYMENATVAISAFSICLNASAWELMICIGFLGAACVRIANELGRGNAKAIRFSIKVNLATSIVFGLVFFTICLIFGDEIGYLFTSDQDVVNMVSELSILLALTMLLNSIQPVLTGIAIGAGLQSTVAIINLVCYYVIGIPVGLLLGYFTNLQVKGVWIGMVCGVAMQIICLSILIWRTNWDDQVVKASQRLNRWLKPIDLS